The nucleotide window GCATATTCTGAAGATAATGCCACTATTTTAGCGCCACAAAAAATAGGGCCTCAAACAGCTAAAGCCGATTACCATGTAGTATTTGTAAATGCAAACGCAGCCTCATACACTGCAGCAATCTACCTACAACACGCAGGTTACAAAACAGCAATCATTAAAACATCGCAACCAGCCAACCACAATATTATTTGGCCCGGAGATAATTCAGCAACTCAAAAAACTATTTTGAATTCGTTAGAAAAACACGCGCTTTCAGCAGGATCTAAACTTATAGAAGATACAGTTGTTAATGAAGACTACAGCGCATATCCGTATGCCTTAGAGTTAAAAAAAACAAGTAGCATGGTAACAAGTTATTGTCTTATTGACGCTGAAAACGGAGTGCCTTTTGATTCTGAAGGACTCCAAGAAGTTCAATTATGCGGCGTTGGGGCACGAATTGGATTACAAATTAGTGAAAAACTTCAGGAATACCCTATCATTCCTACTAACCAAACTTTCGAAAAAACTTCCACCAACGTTGAACAACCTAAAAAAATAACTCGACCAGCAACAATTCCCCATATAAAAACAATTAAAGAACTCAACACCATCCTAAAAGAAAATGATGCAGTCTTTATCGATTGCTATGCTCATTGGTGTCCACCCTGCAAAAGACTTAAACCACTGCTCGAAAAAATATATGCCGAAAATAGGTATCCTCAAGTGTATATTGCCTGCGTAGATGTTGACGAAGCTCAGGAAATTGCCGAAGAACTAGGCGTGCAAAGTCTTCCAACACTACTCAGCTTTAAGCGCTCTAAACTTACCGGTAAATCACTTGGGTTTAAAAACGAGTCAGAACTCAGCCTGTTAATCGAAAAACTTTTATAAAACCCTAGAAAACAAAAACTTTTTCGTTGTATACCAGATTCCGAATACACCGCCAGGATTGCCTCTTAATTCCGGAGTCTTTTTATGCAATTTCATTGTAAATATTTTCTGTTCACCATATCTCTTTTTTTCTGCACTTCATCTGCACCTATAATCGTTTGCGACCAGCTCATGACTCTATCACCCTCGACACTTAGATTTATTGTTCATCCAGCAGGCGAAGTTATTGCCGCTCAAGAAATAGCTGGCGACAGTACACAACTAACTTTTTTTCAATATGAACAAGCAACACCTGAAGGCCGATCTGCCGTGCTGAACAGATTATGCAGCGTTCCAGATGAATCCGCACAGGGAATTAATTGGGGTTGGACACACAGCAAACTATTATTTGCAACATCAAGCAATAGTGGAAAATTCTCTATCTACAAAATAGAACCAACAGAGGATAACTCTTCGGCAACCGCTATCAAAATCATCGAAGAGGAACAAGGCGAACAAGCAGTGTTAATCGCATGGAACAACAACAACGACATTATTGCTCTTGCAACAAGTACACACATTAAAATGTATGTTTTTGACGAAGAAAGCGAATTACCCCTTCGATGTGTTTTTTCAAAAAAACACGATCTTACAAACGTTAAATTTTTAGGATGGTCATCAAACGATTTATATTTAAGCCTTGGCAACAAAAAAACGTTGTTGTTATGGCAAACCAGAAATCAATCTGGCATTCTTAAATTAACCCCCTACATCAATAAAAGAATAGACCAAACCTTATCTCAAGCATCTGTTGGAGATATAAAAGACATCGCATGGGGAAAGAGCAGCTCTCAATCAATTGCAATTCTGGGAAAAAAAATGATCGTTATTAACATTCCAGAATTAAACCCTGAGTTTCCAAGAATTATCCAAAATATCGCACCATCAGTTCTTTCATTTATAGCCTGGAACCAAACGCCTTCAAGCATGGGAGAGAAGCAAGAAGTTATTGCTACAACAAAAACTGGTATCGAATATCGCGTATATACGGTCACCGACAACAGCTTGTCTTACAACTCAACTCCTCATAGCCTTTTACCTCCAAGCTCGCCAGAAGAAAGTAATCCACTGCAACAATTTAGCACAGTACCAGCAACTACTCACATTGTTGCAGATGCGACAGAAGTTGAACTGGTAAACAAATTAATAGCCGCAAAAAACTAATCTTGCAGCTCATTTTTAATTTTTTTAACTGTTTCTCGAGCGTCAGTAGCATTCAAAACCAAATTACTTACAATAACGCCCGCAGGATTCATGTTCTTGATTCTTGATAAAGAATCAAAGGTTAAGTTGCCCGAAACGTAAATGGGAAGCGATGTATTTCCCTGGACATTCTCCCAGCGCTCAGATGGACTGTCTGCTGCGTCTTTTACTAATGGATTTTTATATATAATTGAATCCACATCAAGCATCTTTGCATCAAATACTCCTTGCTCTGGAGAAGTGCATGCGCTCAAGTCAAGCGCAACCAAAAGGTTATTCTGATGTGCAGCATACGCAAACTGCTGAATCATTTTATTGCTAATCCCAGCAAGAATACTTATTTGTTTCACTCGCAGCGAGGCAAAAAAATCAATATTTTGGCTATAACTATCAGTCAACTTGGTATCTAAGGAAATATCCTTATCCGGAAACAATTCTCTAAATTTAAAAACCGCTTCTTTACCATTACTCAGAAGCAATAAATTCCCCAAATAAATCTCATCAACAAATTCTACTGTTTTTTCTGCTATTTTTAATGCTTCGTCCAGACTTGCAAGGTTGTAAGAAATACAAAATTTCACAAAAACCCCTTTTTAAAAAAGTTATTTACTGATTTGTTATTCCAACCTGTTCAATAGTTCCCTTCTTGTCTTTTGTAACCACAGATTGAACATTGATGCGTTCAAAAAAATTCAATTGATGCTGATTATTAAGTAAGATTTCATCGTTAAACTTTTTCCCAATTAAATACATATCAGGCAACAACAAGTGAGGTTTGACCATTTCAACAAATAGCCCTTTGGGAATGTAGATATTTTTAGGATTAACCAAGACAATTACCGCATCGGTCGGAAGCCTTGAATCCATACCAACCGAAGACGGAGTAACTTCCCATCGTCCCATTACAACACCACCCGAATCCCCTTTTTTATCTGTCTTATCCGAAGTTTTTATTTCATTGTCCTCTTCTAGCGGTTTTTGGGTAAAAATGTATTTTTGAGGAAGCATTTCCTGGGGATACGCCTGCTCATTCATAGCTTTTTGGCTAATAAAAATTCCCGACAGCGTTTCTTTATATAAACGCTCTAAGTCGATATTTGGTGTAAAAATAACGGTAACTTGGTCTCCTGCATGCCGTAATGGAAAATTAATAAGACCATTTTCATCAGAAAAAGCAGAATAACCTCCGTACAAAGCCATTAATCCAGAAGATGATTTTGGGAAATTATCCATAGGCACCAAGCCCTTAACCATTTTTTTTGCAAATTTATCGGGTGGCATACTGCCAAATTTATCAATTTTTTTAGCAATTTTTTGGTTCACATCCTCAGCAGGATCAACCCCCAAAACGACTTGCGGATCCGGAACAATTATCGAAAGAACCAACAGACGAGTATCATCAGCCCCAAGAAAATAAGACACGAAAAAGAGCACTACGGGGAAGTAAAACAACTTTTTTGCATAATTCTGCACCCAAGACCCCTCCCAGATTTTACCGAAATAGAAACATACGTTAATCTTACAATGTTCGATACTTTTGAAACCAGAATCTCATCCAGAGATCAAAATAAATTTGTTTTTTAACAGGAAAAAAATGCAAAAAATAAGACAAAAACCCGCAGAGCGCGTTTGGGCAGACTTTGCCAAGGACGAGCAACTTACCCCAGAGCAACTTGAAAAATTCCAAACATACGCAAGTCTTTTGCTTGAATGGAATGAACTTTCAAACCTCACCGCCTTAAAAGACCTTTCAGGAGTTGTAAATCAACATTTTATTGATTCAATGAGCCTTAGAAAAAAATTTGATTTAACATCAATTTCAAGCATTTGCGATATTGGCTCAGGAGCAGGATTTCCAGGTCTCCCGTTAAAAATTATGTTTCCACACCTAACTACATTTCTCATCGAAGTAAATGGCAAAAAAAGAGCTTTTTTAGAACATGTTATACAAACACTTGGGCTAGAAAACGTCATTATTATCGACCTTGATTGGCGCTCTTTTCTTCGTTCGACTGAAGAACAAGTCGATCTTTTTGTCACAAAAGCCGCACTTCACGAAGAAGAACTGATCAGAATGTTTAGACAAAACTGCCACTACAAAACATCGCAACTTATTTATTGGGCATCTGTTGAATGGGAAATGGATCCTAAGGCAGAACCTTACATAAAAGAAATTTTACCGTACACTTTTAAACGAAAAGAACGTCGCTTTATTAGAATGAGCCTGTAAAACCATGTCTGAAAAGAAAATAATTTTAACGGGAGACCGTCCAACAGGAAAACTCCACCTGGGACACTTTGTAGGATCTTTGCAAAATCGAGTAAAACTACAATCAACTCATAAACAATTTGTTATGATTGCAGACCAACAAGCTCTCACCGACAATGCAGATAATCCTCAAAAAATTATAAATGCTATTTTTGAAGTCTTACTCGATTACCTGTCTGTCGGGATTGACCCCAAGCAAACAACCATTTTCGCGCAATCGGGCATTCCTCAGATATCAGAACTCGCATTTTACTACCTCAACCTTGTAACCGTTGCTCGACTTTCAAGAAACCCAACAATTAAAGATGAAATTCGTCAAAGAGGCTTTGAAGAATCTATTCCTGCTGGTTTTTTGGTATATCCAGTGCACCAAGCCGCAGATATCACCATCGTAAATGCTCAACTTGTTCCAGTGGGTGCAGACCAACTCCCAATGATTGAACAAACCAATGAAATTGTACGATCTTTTAACCGAATTTATGGAGAAACTTTTAACGAAGTGGAAGCCTTAATTCCAGAAAAATGCAACAGGCTTATGGGAACCGACGGACAAGAAAAAATGGGTAAATCACTAGGAAATGCTATCTATCTTGCCGATGATGCAGACACGGTGTATAAAAAAGTTATGGGAATGTACACAGATCCTAACCATCTTAGAGCGAGTGATCCAGGAAAAGTTGAAGGAAACCCTGTTTTTACCTACCTTGATGTCTTTGGTTCAGATCTTGTAAAAATTCAAGAAATGAAGGACCACTACACTAGAGGTGGATTGGGCGATGTTATTGTAAAAAAATATCTTAATGAAGTTTTACAAGCTTTCCTTGAGCCCATTCGTGCTAGACGCGCAGAAGTCAACGGCAACCAAGACTACCTGCATCAAATACTCAAACAAGGAACTCAAGACGTTAGAACAATCGCCGAACAAACTATCAAAAAAGTAAAAACCAGAATTGGTCTTACCTACATTTAAAATAGATGAATCAACAAGAATTTATTTCTAAAATTTGGAATTTTTATCGCGCCAACAAACGTCATTTTGCATGGCGCGATAACCCAACACCATATTACGTTTTTGTTTCTGAAGTAATGCTCCAGCAAACACAAACATTCCGAATCATAGATAAGTTTGAGCTCTTTATTTCTCACTTTCCCGATTTTAATACCCTTGCCCAAGCACCATTTGTAGATGTACTACGTTGTTGGAAAGGACTTGGATACAACCGCCGTGCAAAATTTATCCAACAAGCAGCACAAATTATTTGCACAAAACACGATGGCGTTCTTCCAAGCCTACCTGAAGAGCTCGTGAAATTACCCGGAATTGGTCCTGCAACAGCCTGTTCAATTCCCACATTTGCATTCAACAAACCAACCGTTTTTATCGAAACCAATATTCGTGCGGTATTCATTCATGAGTACTTCCCTTCACAAGAAAATATTACAGACGCTCAACTCATGCCCCTAATCCAAAGCACTGTTGATATCAAAAATCCACGCGATTGGTATTACGCCTTGATGGACTACGGTGTATTTCTCAAAAAAAATCACAAAAATCCATCCCGTAAAAGCAAACACCACGTAAAACAGTCAAAATTCGAAGGATCAAACAGACAACTACGTGGAAAAATACTAGAACAGTTACTCTTATTTAAGAAATGCACAGCACATGAACTTGCTGGAGTTTGCGCATCCACAGAAGACAAAATTGACTCAATAACCCAAGATCTCATTAATGAAAACCTCATAGAATTTGACAACAACTCCTTTAGAATTAAATAACTAAAAGGCCAATGGCCAATTTAACCACAAGATTTCACATTGTAACAAAAAGCGGGGGGGGGAAGCTATTTTTTAACGTTTTGAACGTTTTGGTAGATTCACAAGCTAAATTTTTTAACAAAATCTTTTTTTGAATACTATTATAGTATCTATGTTTATTCGAGTATTACGAAAACCCAAATTTATGAATATTAAAATAGCAGCCCTCTTTCTGATGAACTGCCTAGCTCTTGTCGCAGAATCATCAATTAATAAAAACCCTCAAGACAATGAAGAACTACTAACAATTCACACACCAAATAAGCTTCAAAAAAGCCTTACATCATGGTTTGGCGTACCAACAAATCAGCTAACACCCAAGAATTTAAGCATAGCTGCTCTTCCCCTCCTTCTTGATCGAATCGAAACAAGCTATCTAAGTAGAATTAGTCGATTTGAAAAATCTCATTACGCTATACTAAGTGGTCTTTTTATTGCCAAAAAATTCCTAAAAATAAACCGCCCCTCAGCAATCCCCAAACTCATATCCCTGCTCGCAGAACCAACCCCAATCTTGCTTTTTTGCCAATACCTTAAAAACGAATCTCTTAAGAATGCGCTTTTATTTTTCTGTACATCTTTAAACCTTTACATTATTTTACAAGACATGATTAGCAGATATCGCATCACCAAAATAATTAATGAACTTGAAATTGGAACCTACAGCCGCCAAATCCCCCCAAACATGGTCGACAAAAAATACTTTATACTCGACTCTCAGACAAATAATTGTATAAAAAAACACCGCGTTTTGCTTCAAGTTATTCATACATTTCTAGGTAGACTTAATGAAAGATTCCCTAATGACTACTATTTTTCAATATTCCAACTTAACAATTACATCGAAAAATTTTCTAACAAAACTGATTGCTTTTCATCATACAACGATCTGATTGCAAAAACCCTCCTAGGTCATGAAAAGAATTCTTGGCATGGTAATTACAAAACAACAACGCTGGCAACTACCACTTCATACATTCCATTGACACTTCCCGTCACGCAAAGACTTTTTATTCTCAAGAATGACGCCAAGGAACAACTTTCAACTGCCGAATACAAAACACTTAAAGGCCTATGCTACGATGATTATTTATTTTCGACAAACAAAATGCTTCAAATCACCCACGCAAAACAAATATTTGCTAACACCTATAACAGGCTAATCAGACTCCCATAGGAAATCTATTAAGAGCGTCAAAATGAACAGAATAAACTGGTGCATCGAAGAAGCAGATCAAGATAAAAAACAACTAATGAAACCAGCAGATGGCACTCCATTTAATGATGAAGAACTCGCTGAATTAAAAGCATTTCTCTCTGGACTTAGACAAAATCTTATGCATTTATAAAAAATAGTTATCTCACTGGTGGTGGACCACGACGCTCAACTTCATCTTCCGTAAGAACCTGACCCGCCGGTGTTTGAAATACAAATTCATCCGGGCGGATTACACGAGGAGGAGTTACCGGAGGAGTTGCCGGATTTGGAGCTCCTCTGCGCCCAGGAGTATCAGGGGAAAAAACAAAAGCCGCTGAAAAGAATAATCCAAATAACGTTATTTTTTTTAAAAACATAAATTCTTTAGGCATAAAAAACAATAATTAAACCGCATGAAGTAACGCAAATTTAATGCTACTTTATAAAAATGGGTACCATTAAATAGTACAAAATAAAAATTTCAAATCGCAATCATTAACGAAAAATAAAAAATTCTTGACCCCTTAAAAAAGTCCCCAATTATAAATCCAATTCGGACAAATTATGTAAAGCCATGAAATAATTCGCCACCGCTTGGTAATAAATGCAACTTTTTTACGCGATTTAATCGCATCAAATATTTGCTGACCAGCTTTCTCCACACTGCTTGACCAATATTCTTTTGGATCTTCGCCAGGCTTTGCCCAATCAACATCAACATATCCAGGGATAATATCGGTTACATAAATTGGTAATTTGTTTTGTAGAGCAAAGTTTCGCAAACTCTCCATGTAGCGCTGCATAAATGCTTTTGATGCGCAATATCCAGGCGAATCAGCGGCGCCGATAAGCCCTGAGGTTGAAGAAACACCCACTAAGTGCCCTGATTTTTGTTTTTTAAAATGCTCCCATGCAACAATAGCCGCTCGCCAAAAGCCCAAACAATCAAGATTAATTTCTTCTCGTTCAAGAGAAATAATATCGCTCCGAGTTGATCGATTTTTGTAGTTGCCAGCGGTGTACGCCTGAGCCGTTTGACTGATCGAGATCACCATCAAATCACACCCACCAAGCCGGTCAATTAATGTATTCAATTTTTCTATTGCATCATCATGACTCATGTCAATTTTGAACGGCAGACATTGATCTTTAAATTCTTTTGCAAGTTCATCAAGTCTTTCTTGTCGACGACCAACACAACCAACAATATATCCGTCAGCCATCAATCGCCGCGCTGTTTCTCGCCCCATCCCTGCAGTAGCCCCAACAACAATCGCTCTTTTTCCCTTACCCGATTCATATAAAAAAGGGAAAGATAGGTCAGCCAAAGACCATCCTAAAATCAAAACAATTATAAACAAAATTCGTTTTATCATTTATTCACGTTTAATGAGCTGAAATACCAAGTTTTTGGCCAATTTTTTGATTAATTTTATCTGAGATCAAATCTGTCACTTGAGTCGGATCAACTCGAACACCAAAAGTATCACCGACCTTTCCAGCAACCCACGAAAGAACAGAAGATGTTCGCGACGGAGCCATAGAAATATCACATTGAGATTTGATCCTTCGAGGAACCCCCGCATACTCAACGCGCGCAGAGACATCTAAAGCCTCATACACTTTTTGGCGAATTTTTGGATACGGTTTTACCAACAAGTAATCTTTCACATACACCTGTGTTATAAAACTATAGGGATGAACAGCCAAATATACCGTTGCAGCAGAACAATTTAATGCATCAAGTTTTGCATGATATCCCAAGGATGCATCTAAAAGTTTTGTTCTACCATCCATACGTAATAATGGATATCGGTCTTCATCTCGAGCTGGAGCCTGCAATTTTGCAACAATTTTATCGCCCACGCTCAATCCCATAAGGTTTGCTTCACTCCCCTCTTCCAACCAAACATCAAGATCAGTTGTAACTAACGAACTTAGAAGCAGTTGCGACATCCCTGATTGCTTTATTCTCACAGAGTTTGCTCGCAAAGACTCAATAACACATTTTGAATCATCAGAAAGATCCAGAAAGACCGTTTGTCCTTCTGCTGGTCCCATAACACGAACCATACCATTTCCTGTAATTTTTATATCAGGCAACTGATCTTTGTAGGTAACATTAAAGACAGTATTGTAAGAAGATGATCCTTGATTTGAACCCAAAATAATTTTGTCTCCATTTCTTCCACACGTTGGCATGGTTTCTTTTTTGGGTAAATATTTAAAAGAAACAATATTTAAATCACCTTTTTTTAAGATCACAACACCCGCACGTTGCAATTCAAGATGCTTTACTTCAGTTGATATTTCATATCGCTGTTCTTTTACAAAACCTGCCTCTACAACTTTACCAGCCGTTTCTGCGATATCTATTTCTTTACCACTCAAATAATCATCAATAGTTTGAGATGCAATGTCAGAAAGTGCTGAAATGCCAGTTTTTCCTTTCTGAATAGCCACTTGTTTTATATCTTTTATCAAAGATGAAATAACTCCAGAAGAAGAAGCCTCTTGCGGGCTGGACACTGTTTCATTTTGAGCCGAGCAAGCATTTTGGACAATAAAAGTAATAATTAAAAACAAAAATAATGGATTATATTTTTTCATAGCATTTCGACTTTTAAATGAATTTGTACTACCGTGTAACTAGTTTTAGTATTTCAAATGAAAAACTGTATTCTCAAGATACAAGAAAAAGCGTGGCCAGTTATTTTTAACTAAACCACTATGGAGATCTTTATGAACAGCTGGATGCTCTCAATTTTAAAAGAAACTTACCCTTTCACACTTCCAGCTCTTGGATACTCAGCAGAAAGCCTTGAGCCTCACATCGACAAAGAAACGATGGAAATACATCACAAAAAACATCATCAAGCATACATCAACAACCTGAATGCTGAGTTAGAAAAATTTTCCGAATTTCAGTCAAAATCACTTTTTTGGCTTGTCTCTCACTATGAAAAGCTTCCCGAAAATTTATCCAAGGTCGTCAGGAATCATGGTGGCGGCCATTTAAATCATTCATTATTTTGGCAAATGCTCTCTCCGCACAAGCAAACCCCATCTCCAACTCTTGAGAAAATGATTACAACTAATTTTGGATCGCTTGAAATTTTTACTACCCAATTTAACAAAGCTGCTCTTTCTGTTTTTGGAAGCGGTTGGGCTTGGTTATGCATCGATAACGAAAAAAAACTTTCTATCATGGCAACACCAAACCAAGATAACCCATACTCAAAAAACCTCACCCCAGTGCTTGGAATCGATGTATGGGAACATGCATATTATCTCAAGTACCAAAACCAAAGAAATGCCTACATTTCTGCGTTTTGGAACATTATTAATTGGGAAAAAGTAGAAGACGCTATTCACCTAAGCCCACAAATAGCAATCGGAAAATTTTAATGTTTTTTTTAGATTTGATTGCTGGAATTATAATTGGCGCAATTCACGGAATGCTTCAATTATTACAACACACAAAAAGTAGTCCAGATCGATATCTCACAATCTTTGTTTTGCGATTATTGGTTACCGGAAGTCTTTTTTTATGTGCTCAAAAATATTTACAACCATCCTATCTATTGTTTTTTTCTGGATTCATTTTTAGTTTAATACTCACCACACTACTTGCCGTGCAAGGATCCAAATGGAACTAAATATTTTTAGCTTTCACACAAAAAATTTTTTTCAGCAGTTAAATCTAACTCATCCCTTTTGGACGCTTCATCTTGATACCGTGATATGCACATGGTTTGCCATGTTCGTACTTTTTATACTCTGCAGCACAATTATTTATTTTATAAAACACAAACCAGAATCTATGGTTAGCTTTATATCAAAAAGCATCACTAATATGCTGGTATCAACAACAAGCGAAACTCTAGGCGAGTTTGACGAAGAGTCGTTCCATACTTCATTTAGTCTCTTCTTCTTCGCGTTCTCATGCACATTGGTAAGCCTTATTCCTCACGTAGAAGAAGCAACCAGAGATGTAAACACAACATTTGCTCTGGCCCTGATCAGCTTTTGTTTTGTTCAATACAAAGGATTTAAAGCTCATGGATGGCATCGCCTCAAAGAATACATACAACCCTTCTTCTTTATGCTTCCAATGCACGTCATCGGAGATATTGCAAAAATAACCTCAATGTCATTTCGATTATTTGGAAACATTCTTGCTGGTTCTGTAATTTTACAACTCATGTTCCTTGTGCTCTCATTATTTTTTCCCTATTTATTTATATACTTTGCAATTCTTACGATCCTATCGCTGGCAATATCCATGCTTAAAAGCAGAATTGAGTTTGTTGCTCATCTAAAACCATATCTCAGCGCGTTATATGTTGTTTTTCTTATTCCCGCAGGACTGCAATTATTCTTTGGATTGTTTGAAGGTTTGTTACAATCTGGCGTGATTGCATTATTAACGCTAACCTACACTGGTCTTGCAACTCAAAAAGAATCTGAAGAGAATTGATATATGAATGCGATGCTCTCTTTTTTAGCACATTTCGGTCACTACGCTGGTGCATTTTTAGCCATTTCTCTCAGCGCTATTGGTGCAACACTTGGACAAGGAATGTCTTTTTCTGGAGCCGCACAAGCTCTTGCTCGTCAACAAGAAAGCGTCAAAGTTATTCGTCAGCTACAATTTCTGGGTCTTCTTCTAATCGAAAGCGGACCAGCACTGGGTCTTATTTTTGTTATTATTTTTTTATTTGGTAGCAGCTTACCTGCAACACTTCCAATTGGTCTGGTAAAAGCAAGTATTGGACTTTCATTTGGACTAAGTTCTCTTTTTTCGGGAATTGCAGCAGGACAGGCGGTTAATGCTGCTGCTCACGCATCTGCACGACAACCATTTATTGGTAAAAAACTTTCAACAATCATGTTGCTGCTAGAATCTTTTGCTGAAGTCTCAACAATCTTTAGCTTCATCATCGGATTAATAGCATTTTCTAAGCTCTCGCCCGACTTGACCCTACAAGAAGGAATTAAATTATCTGCCGCGTGCCTGACTTTAAGCGTTGCAACAATTGGCACAGGAATTGCACAAGCAGCCCTTGCGCGATCAAACATTTCTGCGATCGGACTCAATCCGTACATGTATGGGAAAATTAGCACATTCACATTCATCACAAGTGCATTTATCGAAACCCCAATTTTTTTCGCATTCTTTTTATCATTCAAATTATTTTACACTTCAACAGCTCACCTTTCTGCAATTGAATGTCTTTCTTTTTACGCAATCACCCTTGCAAGTGGACTTGGCTCTGCAGGACCTGCGATCAGCGCAACCCTTGTATCGTCAAAAAGTGCAATTCAAGCAGCTTTGAATCCAAGCCAATACGAAAAGCTCAGAAAAACGACGATTTTCGCTCAATTTTTATTAGAATCAGGAGCTATCTATTCTCTTCTTCTTTCGATTATTATCTCGATGATTCTTTAAAATTAAATCCGATAAAAAAACCTCATGCATATTATTTATTTCATAACAAAGCTTGAACTTGGCGGAGCTCAAAAAGTCTGCCTCGCGCTTCACTCTGGCCTTAAAACAAAAAACAACGTCAAAACCTCACTTATTTCAGGAAACGAAGGCGTTCTTGTTTCTGCAACAAAAGATGATTCCTCTGTAATTCTTCTTTCTACGCTCAAAAGAGAACTCTCGATTTCGGGTATTTGGAATGAAATAAAGACTTTTTTCGATCTTATAAAAACACTTAAAGAGCTATCAAAAAAATATGCAGGCAAAACAATTATTCATACCCACAGCACAAAAGCTGGAATTCT belongs to Candidatus Dependentiae bacterium and includes:
- the rsmG gene encoding 16S rRNA (guanine(527)-N(7))-methyltransferase RsmG, whose amino-acid sequence is MQKIRQKPAERVWADFAKDEQLTPEQLEKFQTYASLLLEWNELSNLTALKDLSGVVNQHFIDSMSLRKKFDLTSISSICDIGSGAGFPGLPLKIMFPHLTTFLIEVNGKKRAFLEHVIQTLGLENVIIIDLDWRSFLRSTEEQVDLFVTKAALHEEELIRMFRQNCHYKTSQLIYWASVEWEMDPKAEPYIKEILPYTFKRKERRFIRMSL
- the trpS gene encoding tryptophan--tRNA ligase gives rise to the protein MSEKKIILTGDRPTGKLHLGHFVGSLQNRVKLQSTHKQFVMIADQQALTDNADNPQKIINAIFEVLLDYLSVGIDPKQTTIFAQSGIPQISELAFYYLNLVTVARLSRNPTIKDEIRQRGFEESIPAGFLVYPVHQAADITIVNAQLVPVGADQLPMIEQTNEIVRSFNRIYGETFNEVEALIPEKCNRLMGTDGQEKMGKSLGNAIYLADDADTVYKKVMGMYTDPNHLRASDPGKVEGNPVFTYLDVFGSDLVKIQEMKDHYTRGGLGDVIVKKYLNEVLQAFLEPIRARRAEVNGNQDYLHQILKQGTQDVRTIAEQTIKKVKTRIGLTYI
- a CDS encoding A/G-specific adenine glycosylase, producing MNQQEFISKIWNFYRANKRHFAWRDNPTPYYVFVSEVMLQQTQTFRIIDKFELFISHFPDFNTLAQAPFVDVLRCWKGLGYNRRAKFIQQAAQIICTKHDGVLPSLPEELVKLPGIGPATACSIPTFAFNKPTVFIETNIRAVFIHEYFPSQENITDAQLMPLIQSTVDIKNPRDWYYALMDYGVFLKKNHKNPSRKSKHHVKQSKFEGSNRQLRGKILEQLLLFKKCTAHELAGVCASTEDKIDSITQDLINENLIEFDNNSFRIK
- a CDS encoding SDR family NAD(P)-dependent oxidoreductase — protein: MIKRILFIIVLILGWSLADLSFPFLYESGKGKRAIVVGATAGMGRETARRLMADGYIVGCVGRRQERLDELAKEFKDQCLPFKIDMSHDDAIEKLNTLIDRLGGCDLMVISISQTAQAYTAGNYKNRSTRSDIISLEREEINLDCLGFWRAAIVAWEHFKKQKSGHLVGVSSTSGLIGAADSPGYCASKAFMQRYMESLRNFALQNKLPIYVTDIIPGYVDVDWAKPGEDPKEYWSSSVEKAGQQIFDAIKSRKKVAFITKRWRIISWLYIICPNWIYNWGLF
- a CDS encoding superoxide dismutase, whose product is MLSILKETYPFTLPALGYSAESLEPHIDKETMEIHHKKHHQAYINNLNAELEKFSEFQSKSLFWLVSHYEKLPENLSKVVRNHGGGHLNHSLFWQMLSPHKQTPSPTLEKMITTNFGSLEIFTTQFNKAALSVFGSGWAWLCIDNEKKLSIMATPNQDNPYSKNLTPVLGIDVWEHAYYLKYQNQRNAYISAFWNIINWEKVEDAIHLSPQIAIGKF
- a CDS encoding ATP synthase F0 subunit C, with protein sequence MNAMLSFLAHFGHYAGAFLAISLSAIGATLGQGMSFSGAAQALARQQESVKVIRQLQFLGLLLIESGPALGLIFVIIFLFGSSLPATLPIGLVKASIGLSFGLSSLFSGIAAGQAVNAAAHASARQPFIGKKLSTIMLLLESFAEVSTIFSFIIGLIAFSKLSPDLTLQEGIKLSAACLTLSVATIGTGIAQAALARSNISAIGLNPYMYGKISTFTFITSAFIETPIFFAFFLSFKLFYTSTAHLSAIECLSFYAITLASGLGSAGPAISATLVSSKSAIQAALNPSQYEKLRKTTIFAQFLLESGAIYSLLLSIIISMIL